The following nucleotide sequence is from Paracrocinitomix mangrovi.
CATTGGTGACAAATTTGTTGACACCTACCATTTTTTCAGCCAATCTAACTGCATCAACCATTTCTTTAAATTCTTTTTCATCTAAAGAAAAATGTGAATCAACACCACCTTCAGATTTATCCAAAATAAAGTGTTTTTCAATTACAGTTGCCCCATATGCTATTGACATAACCGGTGCTACAATACCTAGAGTATGATCTGAAAAACCAGGTGTAACATTAAACTTATCGGCAATTGTAGCAATTGCTGAAAGATTAGCCTCATTTGGATCCGTTGGGTACGCAGAAGTACATTTGAGCAAGATAATATCGTTGTTATTCTGTCTTCTGCAAGCATCCAATGCCAATTCAATATCTTCTACTTCAGCAATTCCTGTTGAAATAATAATAGGCTTACCTTTTGAAGCGGCATATTCAATTAAGGGAATATCCGTGATCTCATAAGAGGCAATTTTATACGCAGGAACATCAAACGTTTCTAACAAATCAATTGCCGTAAAATCAAATGGAGATGAAAAACAAATCAAACCTTCTTCTTTTGCAGTTTCAAAAAGTGGCTTGTGCCAATCCCAGGGCAAATGAGCTTCTTCGTATAAATCAAACAAATATCTTCCATCCCAGGCAGTTCCATGCTTAATTTTAAATTGATCATTTTTAACATCAAGCGTAATAGTGTCAGCTTTATAAGTTTGAAGTTTGATACAGTCTGCTCCTGCTCGTTTTGCAGCTCTAACAGTTTCTTTAGCAATTTCAAGGCTACCATTGTGATTTGCCGACAACTCAGCTATAATGAATGTTTTACCTTTTCCTATTTCAAAATCTCCTATTCTCATCTTGTAAAAATCATAATTTTTGTAAAAGCTCAGGAGTCAACTCATCCAGTGATTTTATTGACAACATTGCATCAAACCCTTTTTCTGCTTTATAATTACTATACGGGCCAGTTAAAACTCTTATTGTTTTGAATCCATTTTTATTTAAGTTAACAAAGTCTTTTTTTGGATTATCTGCAATATAAACCAGATCTGCAGGTTGAGCTTTTTCCCATTGTAAAATCTTGTTAAAACAATAAATACTTGGTTTGGCATTTTTTACACCATAATTGTGAGTAGGCATTGCCTTTTTAAAGTATTTTCTAATTCCCAGATGATCAATCTTCTTTGTTTGCACCACTTTATTGCCATCAGTCACCAAATACATTGGATACTTTTCAAACCTTTTAAGGCAATCTTTTCCGGCTTTATGTAATGATATTTTTGGATTGTGAAGCCTGTAAACAGTTAAGCAACTTTTCACCATTTTTTTTGAGTACAAATTGAATTTCTTCAGACCCAAATCAAACACTTTGCCTCTTCCCTCTTTATCAAGAATATCAATAAACTCTTTGTAAACGACATCTTTATCTAATCCTTTGTTTTGTTTTGACACAAAGTTGGCTACTGCCATAAAACCACTTTTCACATAAGTGATCTCCTCATACAATGTATCATCCAAATCAAAAACAATTATCATAAATACATGTCTTTAGGATATCTAATTTGTGTGACATCCTTGAATGATTTAATAAATGGATAATTGCTAATATTTTCTCCTATTGACTCTAGATAGAACCAATAAAAGGTATCCAAACCACACTGTATGGACAACATAGATGCTCCGCCAACTCTTGCATTACACTCAATCAACTGCATTTTTTCTTTCTCGTCAATAAATGCTTGAAACGTAAGATGTCCCTTAAATGATTCTTGTTTAATAAAATCTGTAATAGTTGAAGTTATTGAATCACTATTAAATGTCTTGGTGATTTGAGATTCACCATTTACCACTTTCACTCTTCTTCTTGGAATGATTCCCTTTACCTCACCGTTTTGATCAATATAAGCGTCAATGGAAATCTCTTCTCCCTTTACATAAGGTTGAAAAATGGGGGATTCTAAAGTTTTTGCGTGTTCAATTGCAGCTGCTTTATCTAAATTCAATCCGATAGATAATGAACCTGCACCAAAGCGTTCTTTTACAACAAAAGTATCTGCGTTTAACTGATCAACATCTTCAGTAGCTTCAATTACCAAGTTGGCCACTTTGTTATACTGTGCAAATTTTAATTTATCAAGACTAAAATCAATTGTTTTAGGATCAGACACCATCACATTGATTCCTGCCAATTTTAATGCTGCTTTTGCTTCAGAAAAATATGGAAGTTCTCCATCTCTGGTAGGGATGATAACACCTATATTTTGTTCTTTACAGTATTTTATCAAATCATCTACTGATAAGTTTTTTAATGCAGGCATCAACCAAAATTCATCTACAAAATATCTTCCCAAACAATCTCCGTCAATATCAGCCCCATATACTTTTGGTTGATCACTGATTTTCTTCACAGCATCTTTTACAGCAGTAACCAATGGAACTTTCTTTGAAATACTTGTCACCAATACATTTGGCAAACTCACCTCAGTTTTAACTTCTCTGTTTTTCTCAAACTCAATGATATCAGGAATAGTATTTTCCAAATCTCTTTCAGGTACCCAGTTCAGGGTATTCTGTAAAAGGGTTACATCCGCCTGAGAAGCTTCGTAAGGAATATCCGAATCCACATTCTCCGCCTCCATATTTGGGAAATGCTGTCTAAGAATATCAATTAACTCAGATACTCTTCTTGGTCTTCCTGTTCCCAAATTGATGATTCCTTCATAATTTGACAAACCTAACCTTAACAATCCTTTAGCGGAATCTTCAGCATACAAATAGTCAAAAATCCCTTCAGGACGATAAATAAAAATCTTTTTATTATTCAATAAATCTCTTACCCAACGCGATATGACATCTCTAGAATTTCTACCATATCCTCTATAAATTCTTGCACAAACAGACGTAAATTGATCTCTTTTGAATTGACTTAAAAACTCCAATTCAATTTCGTGAGCCAATTTTGCCATTCCCGTTAAATTTCTTGGATTAATAGGATCGGTCTCTTTTAGCCTCACAGCATTTTCTTGTGGCTGATCAAAATTGTAAAGTTTCTTATCGTAAATCAAATAGCTTGATGGAAAAACAACTCGTTTTAAAGCAGGCACATTTCTCATCAATGTCATTAGGTGATTACTCAACCTTACATTGTGCCAAAAATTCTCTTCCCAATGCTCATACGTTTCAGTTGAACGCTCAAATGTAGCAGCCAAATGAATGAAAATTTCCGGGTTAAATTCATTAAGTTCTTCTTGAGTAATATAATTAAGATCTCCTCTACGGTATTTAATCTTTGAAGGGAAACTATCCGGAATTGGTTCTAAATCTCCTGCCATTACAACAGCCCCATAATTCACCAAAATAGGAATCATCTCTCTTCCAATTACTCCGGCGGCTCCACTTACAAAGACTCTTTTATTTTTATATTCCTCCATAATCTTTTCTAATAATACCGTGCATTATTGAGTCGTGAAACTCATTGAATTCTCTAATATGCTGTCTTAATACTCCTTCTTTAACAAAACCATTCTCCTCAAGGATACTTATATGATAATGTCTAAAATCATAAGTTTCTGTGAACACTCTATTGAATTTCATTTCTTCAAAAACTAACATTTTGATTAGCGAAATAAAGCTAGACATACATGTTTTGTAATGTTTTTCGTCTGCTGCGATTTTATCATCAACTAAAAATGACATTTCAGCTCTTAAATCTCTCCATGAAATATTCACCAAGCCTCCATAACCTATCAGCTGATCATTTTCCAAGAAACTGAATAGCAATTGCGTTGGTTTCTCCTGTTCAAATAAAGGTGCCACCACCTTTTCAAAGTAGTTTTTTTGATCTTCAGGAGTTAAAGTCCTTTGCTGTCTTAAAACAGACATTTGATTATTTCGCCATTGCCTAATAGATTCCATATCTTGAAACCTAATAGGGGTAATGACAAAATCACCTTTATCAAAAACATTATTATTAAGTGCACTGAATTGCTTCATCATTTTGTAAAAAAGCCAATTAATTGTCTTCCTTGTCCAATTTTACCCATTGCATCATAGAAATCAATTAAATCATTCATGTCACCCGAATTATCATTCAAAAAGTTCTCAATGAAGATTCTGGATTGATGCGCATATTTACCAACTTCTTTGTTTTTGCTATAATTAGCAACTTCATTGGCCAAAAACCATTCGATAGGAAAATCTGAGATAACTTTATGAGCGTTCCAGTTTACGGATTTACACAAATTGATCAAACTGTCTTTTGAGAAATAAGACAAGTGATCAGGTAATGCCACCCAATAATCACGTTCAATTTTACCTGATTCTTTCAATGCTTTTTGCAATTTGGAAAAATCATTGGGAACTTCTATAACTAGCATTCCCCCATCATTGGTTAAATTCAAGCATGATTTTAACAACGATTGAGGATCAATAACATGTTCCAATACATTATCCAACCAAATTAAATCATACTTATTTCCAGCTTGTTCTAATTGGTTCAAAGAATCAAATACATTTCCCTGAATCAGGTGATCTGCTAAATGAGGATGATTTGATGATAATCCAAAATCACTAAAATCAATTCCTTTAACCTGCCATCCTTTTTTGAAATAATAGTCCATTGTGAAGCCTTCTCCACAACCAACATCCAAAAGCGAAGCAGATTCTTTTTTTAGGATTGATTCTATTACGTGATCTTTTTGGGCAATTTTGTTTCTAAAATACTGAAGTTCTTCAGCTGAATAGCTAGACCTGTATGTAGCATTTTCTTCTTGATAATACTTTTCTTCATAGTATGATCTAAGCTCTTCTTCTGAAGGTTTAGGAGTTACTTCATAATATCCAAAGTCAGTATTTAGTTTTATCTCAGAACTCATTCATTAAGCTTTGACACAAAGCTACTATAAATGCATAAATATTGAAGTTTATTTGTTGAAACTGTATTTGAATTCTGCAATCTCCCAATCTGTTTCATTATCGATATCCTGTGCTTCCAGATCTGAAATTTCTATACAAGATGTATTACTTGTCCACATGGTACCTGCATTGATTATCACCTGAGGAACAAAAAAATAAAATTGACCTGCATCATGAAAAGCAGGCTCCAAATCTTGAGATCTTGCCAGCATATTCTCCGGTTGAAACATTTCAATTTTATCGTCTTTTATCTTCAGCGCTCTTTGAATAGGGAAACTAAACCTCAATACAGGGAATACGGCATCATAGCTGTTTGAAATTAACTTTTCTCTAGCCTCTATTAATCTTTTTTCACTAACAAAAGGAGCTGTAGGATAAATGCAACAAGCGATATCAAATTCCTGCCCTTTTTGCTTATACATCTCAAAGACCTCTTTTAAAACATCTACTGTAGTGGCAAAATCATTGGCATTTTCTTCACTTCTAAAAAATGGAACTTTAGCACCATACTCTTCGGCAATCCTGGCAATTTCAGGATCATCTGTTGAAACCATTACTTCATCAAATAAACCCGAATTTATGGCGGTTTCAATTGAATAGGCAATTATAGGTTTCCCTAAAAAATCG
It contains:
- a CDS encoding GNAT family N-acetyltransferase translates to MMKQFSALNNNVFDKGDFVITPIRFQDMESIRQWRNNQMSVLRQQRTLTPEDQKNYFEKVVAPLFEQEKPTQLLFSFLENDQLIGYGGLVNISWRDLRAEMSFLVDDKIAADEKHYKTCMSSFISLIKMLVFEEMKFNRVFTETYDFRHYHISILEENGFVKEGVLRQHIREFNEFHDSIMHGIIRKDYGGI
- a CDS encoding HAD family hydrolase, with the translated sequence MIIVFDLDDTLYEEITYVKSGFMAVANFVSKQNKGLDKDVVYKEFIDILDKEGRGKVFDLGLKKFNLYSKKMVKSCLTVYRLHNPKISLHKAGKDCLKRFEKYPMYLVTDGNKVVQTKKIDHLGIRKYFKKAMPTHNYGVKNAKPSIYCFNKILQWEKAQPADLVYIADNPKKDFVNLNKNGFKTIRVLTGPYSNYKAEKGFDAMLSIKSLDELTPELLQKL
- a CDS encoding NAD-dependent epimerase/dehydratase family protein is translated as MEEYKNKRVFVSGAAGVIGREMIPILVNYGAVVMAGDLEPIPDSFPSKIKYRRGDLNYITQEELNEFNPEIFIHLAATFERSTETYEHWEENFWHNVRLSNHLMTLMRNVPALKRVVFPSSYLIYDKKLYNFDQPQENAVRLKETDPINPRNLTGMAKLAHEIELEFLSQFKRDQFTSVCARIYRGYGRNSRDVISRWVRDLLNNKKIFIYRPEGIFDYLYAEDSAKGLLRLGLSNYEGIINLGTGRPRRVSELIDILRQHFPNMEAENVDSDIPYEASQADVTLLQNTLNWVPERDLENTIPDIIEFEKNREVKTEVSLPNVLVTSISKKVPLVTAVKDAVKKISDQPKVYGADIDGDCLGRYFVDEFWLMPALKNLSVDDLIKYCKEQNIGVIIPTRDGELPYFSEAKAALKLAGINVMVSDPKTIDFSLDKLKFAQYNKVANLVIEATEDVDQLNADTFVVKERFGAGSLSIGLNLDKAAAIEHAKTLESPIFQPYVKGEEISIDAYIDQNGEVKGIIPRRRVKVVNGESQITKTFNSDSITSTITDFIKQESFKGHLTFQAFIDEKEKMQLIECNARVGGASMLSIQCGLDTFYWFYLESIGENISNYPFIKSFKDVTQIRYPKDMYL
- the pseI gene encoding pseudaminic acid synthase, which codes for MRIGDFEIGKGKTFIIAELSANHNGSLEIAKETVRAAKRAGADCIKLQTYKADTITLDVKNDQFKIKHGTAWDGRYLFDLYEEAHLPWDWHKPLFETAKEEGLICFSSPFDFTAIDLLETFDVPAYKIASYEITDIPLIEYAASKGKPIIISTGIAEVEDIELALDACRRQNNNDIILLKCTSAYPTDPNEANLSAIATIADKFNVTPGFSDHTLGIVAPVMSIAYGATVIEKHFILDKSEGGVDSHFSLDEKEFKEMVDAVRLAEKMVGVNKFVTNDKMKGQRDFSRSLYISADVKSGDVVTKENIKSVRPGFGLHPKYYKEALGKTFVVDAAKGTPLSLDMFK
- a CDS encoding class I SAM-dependent methyltransferase, with the translated sequence MSSEIKLNTDFGYYEVTPKPSEEELRSYYEEKYYQEENATYRSSYSAEELQYFRNKIAQKDHVIESILKKESASLLDVGCGEGFTMDYYFKKGWQVKGIDFSDFGLSSNHPHLADHLIQGNVFDSLNQLEQAGNKYDLIWLDNVLEHVIDPQSLLKSCLNLTNDGGMLVIEVPNDFSKLQKALKESGKIERDYWVALPDHLSYFSKDSLINLCKSVNWNAHKVISDFPIEWFLANEVANYSKNKEVGKYAHQSRIFIENFLNDNSGDMNDLIDFYDAMGKIGQGRQLIGFFTK
- the pseF gene encoding pseudaminic acid cytidylyltransferase; amino-acid sequence: MKSLCVIPARGGSKRIPRKNIRDFLGKPIIAYSIETAINSGLFDEVMVSTDDPEIARIAEEYGAKVPFFRSEENANDFATTVDVLKEVFEMYKQKGQEFDIACCIYPTAPFVSEKRLIEAREKLISNSYDAVFPVLRFSFPIQRALKIKDDKIEMFQPENMLARSQDLEPAFHDAGQFYFFVPQVIINAGTMWTSNTSCIEISDLEAQDIDNETDWEIAEFKYSFNK